Proteins encoded by one window of Chanos chanos chromosome 7, fChaCha1.1, whole genome shotgun sequence:
- the tmem74b gene encoding transmembrane protein 74B, protein MESLNALELRELGDDSRRVRREASSSQQPLRSGPRTDPGVGIENASFQDEENETRFRSHPGSSAQGSTSHRNYQSNPPHFQRHELSPRSDEEPEPDYSDHSVDYGFIFALVFLVSGIVLVVIAYTIPREAKVNPDLVTARQMEKLEMYYAQLGSHLDKCIIAGLGLLTLGGMLLSILLMVSICKGELYRRRTFAMSGRLRKTYGSINMRMRQLAEGEGRETLVECQPTSGTAVRATSADEVTPAPGRRQEH, encoded by the coding sequence ATGGAGTCTCTGAACGCCCTGGAGCTGCGCGAACTGGGGGATGACAGCAGGCGTGTTCGCCGCGAGGCCTCGTCATCGCAGCAACCTCTGCGTTCAGGACCTCGGACAGATCCTGGGGTCGGCATTGAAAACGCGTCATTTCAGGACGAGGAGAACGAAACGAGGTTTAGGAGTCACCCCGGCTCATCGGCTCAAGGCTCTACATCGCACAGAAACTATCAGTCAAATCCGCCGCATTTTCAAAGACATGAACTGTCACCTCGCTCTGACGAAGAACCTGAGCCCGACTACAGTGACCACTCCGTTGATTATGGGTTTATTTTCGCTCTTGTGTTTCTCGTGAGTGGCATCGTCCTCGTGGTGATCGCATACACCATCCCCAGGGAGGCTAAAGTCAATCCAGATCTGGTAACGGCGCGCCagatggagaaactggagatgtACTATGCACAACTCGGCTCCCACCTCGACAAGTGCATCATAGCAGGGTTAGGTTTGCTAACTCTGGGTGGGATGCTTTTATCAATCTTGCTAATGGTGTCCATATGCAAAGGCGAGCTTTACCGACGCAGGACTTTTGCCATGTCAGGCAGACTGAGGAAAACCTACGGATCCATTAATATGCGAATGAGACAGCTAGCAGAAGGTGAGGGAAGGGAGACTCTGGTAGAATGTCAACCAACCTCCGGTACCGCCGTGCGGGCGACTAGTGCTGATGAGGTTACCCCAGCGCCAGGTAGACGGCAAGAACACTAG
- the blcap gene encoding apoptosis inducing factor BLCAP, whose translation MYCLQWLLPVLLIPKPLNPALWFNHSMFMGFYLLSFLLERKPCTICALVFLAALFLICYSCWGNCFLYHCQDSPLPDSAHDPNIVGT comes from the coding sequence ATGTACTGCCTCCAGTGGTTGCTGCCAGTCCTACTCATCCCAAAGCCCCTGAACCCAGCACTGTGGTTCAACCACTCGATGTTCATGGGATTCTACCTGCTCAGCTTCCTTCTGGAGAGGAAACCGTGTACCATCTGTGCCTTAGTGTTCTTGGCAGCATTGTTTCTCATCTGCTACAGCTGCTGGGGGAACTGCTTTCTCTACCACTGCCAGGACTCTCCACTGCCAGACTCAGCCCATGACCCCAACATTGTGGGCACTTAA